Proteins encoded by one window of Centroberyx gerrardi isolate f3 chromosome 21, fCenGer3.hap1.cur.20231027, whole genome shotgun sequence:
- the ccdc28a gene encoding coiled-coil domain-containing protein 28A: MEERKLKRKSPRPSTNSAGPTSGSGRKNSASSGGRHVGYSHNMGTHSSQKTKSRRGVRDKSRYQLGLGGKATQNQGQAAPIIQHSFLTDVSDVQEMENGLLSLLNDFHSGKLQAFGNECSIDQMEHVREMQEKLARLHFDLYGEVDEMPEDQRKTACDTNMDKLLLNLEELSSSIQKLNLTDTQEIPRTASM; this comes from the exons ATGGAGGAGCGAAAGCTGAAGAGAAAGAGTCCCAGGCCCTCCACCAACTCAGCGGGACCAACCAGCGGGTCTGGCCGCAAGAACAGCGCTTCCTCCGGGGGACGACACGTCGGCTACAGCCACAACATGGGGACTCACTCCAGTCAGAAGACCAAGAGTAGGAG GGGGGTTAGAGATAAATCCCGGTACCAGTTGGGTTTAGGTGGTAAAGCTACCCAGAACCAGGGCCAGGCAGCCCCCATCATCCAGCACTCCTTTCTGACTGATGTATCGGACGTACAGGAGATGGAGAACGGCCTTCTCAGTCTCCTCAATGACTTCCACTCAGGGAAACTACAAGCTTTTG gcAATGAGTGCTCCATTGACCAGATGGAGCATGTGAGGGAGATGCAGGAGAAGCTGGCTCGCTTGCACTTTGACCTCTACGGCGAGGTGGACGAAATGCCCGAGGACCAGAGGAAAACGGCCTGCGACACCAACATGGACAAGCTGCTGCTCAAT CTTGAGGAGCTGAGTTCTTCAAT TCAGAAACTGAACTTAACGGACACCCAAGAGATTCCTAGGACTGCCAGCATGtga